A region from the Alnus glutinosa chromosome 5, dhAlnGlut1.1, whole genome shotgun sequence genome encodes:
- the LOC133867669 gene encoding E3 ubiquitin-protein ligase WAV3-like: MAGAFHKLRKSLSRRFASSPDSSPPPPSNPQNNGVSEDARSSSVSHSPSSSVSRFTRSLSNRPSKKICAICLDKVRTGQGQAIFTAECSHSFHFNCIVVNVDHGNSLCPICRSKWKEVPFRAPTNVNSTGGSRVAPYVPVPEYLRNQYNQPEPLHFSDDDSLPPATSADPTSGPRDLTLKTFTEFPAVAASESPTIFSLLVSIRAPPLHVDARAPIDLVAVLDVSSSMVGAKLSLLKRAVRFVIQNLGPSDRLSIVAFSSRAWRILPLRRMSDTGRADAIQAINSLTSNGGTDIVGGLKKGVRILEERREQNAVAGILLLSDGKDNYNCDIRNQFSKSNPRLAPEYLNQLPASINHSGDKEGQPTIPVHTFGFGLDHDSTAMHTISDASGGTFSFIESVVMIQDAFARCIGGLLSVVAQEVRVIVKTVTPGLRIGSIHSGSYVSKIYDEGNQGVIEVENLYAEEEKQFLVNISIPALSSTGSKEREEQTALLDVLCSYKDSVSSEVLEVEGERMYIGRPQNLSPTDLMVSLEIDRQRNRIKVAAGITEAQVMAEAGNLEGAQALLAQVRATLLSSASAQAGDCLCNRLEAELREIRERMTSLELYQQSGRAFVLSGLSSHSWQRATTRGDSMSQTFVMSAQGGNQNTVGYDTPTMVSMVTMSQQLNATT; the protein is encoded by the exons ATGGCCGGTGCGTTTCACAAACTCAGGAAGTCTCTCTCCCGGAGATTCGCCTCCTCCCCCGATTCgtctcctcctcctccctccAATCCTCAGAACAATGGCGTTTCGGAAGATGCCCGCTCCTCCTCGGTGTCCCATTCACCGTCCTCTTCAGTTTCCCGATTCACGCGCTCTCTCAGTAATCGCCCCTCCAAG AAAATTTGCGCCATATGCCTTGATAAAGTAAGGACAGGGCAAGGGCAAGCCATCTTCACTGCCGAGTGTTCCCACTCTTTCCACTTCAATTGCATCGTGGTTAATGTGGACCATGGAAATTCACTGTGCCCCATCTGCCGCTCAAAATGGAAAGAAGTACCTTTCCGAGCTCCCACCAATGTTAACAGCACGGGAGGGTCTCGAGTCGCTCCATATGTTCCTGTACCTGAATATCTCCGCAACCAATATAACCAGCCTGAGCCCCTTCACTTCTCAGACGATGATTCCCTTCCACCCGCCACCTCTGCAGATCCCACCTCTGGCCCTCGGGATCTCACTCTCAAGACCTTTACAGAGTTCCCTGCTGTTGCTGCTTCAGAATCTCCCACAATATTCTCTCTTCTTGTCAGCATCCGCGCACCTCCTCTTCATGTTGATGCCCGTGCACCCATTGACCTTGTTGCCGTGCTTGACGTGAGTAGCAGCATGGTTGGTGCAAAGCTTTCCCTTCTCAAGCGAGCTGTCCGCTTTGTCATACAGAACTTGGGTCCATCAGACCGACTAAGTATAGTTGCTTTCTCATCAAGGGCTTGGAGAATCCTTCCTCTCCGAAGGATGTCTGACACGGGCCGTGCAGATGCCATCCAGGCTATCAATTCTCTTACATCGAATGGTGGGACGGATATTGTGGGAGGGCTGAAGAAAGGTGTCCGGATTCTTGAGGAAAGGCGGGAGCAGAATGCAGTTGCTGGAATCCTCCTCCTATCTGATGGAAAAGACAATTACAACTGTGATATTCGCAACCAGTTCAGTAAATCAAATCCAAGGCTGGCACCGGAGTATTTGAACCAATTGCCAGCGTCAATTAATCATTCTGGAGATAAGGAGGGGCAGCCAACTATTCCGGTCCACACATTTGGGTTTGGCTTGGACCATGATTCCACCGCAATGCATACTATATCGGATGCATCAGGTGGCACATTTTCCTTCATTGAGTCAGTTGTTATGATACAAGATGCATTTGCCAGATGCATTGGTGGTCTTCTTAGTGTGGTCGCTCAGGAAGTTAGAGTGATCGTCAAGACAGTGACACCTGGTTTGCGAATTGGATCAATTCACTCGGGGAGTTATGTTTCTAAAATTTATGATGAGGGTAACCAAGGGGTCATTGAGGTTGAAAATCTCTATGctgaagaagagaaacaatttCTTGTCAATATCTCAATTCCAGCCTTGTCTTCTACTGGAAGCAAGGAAAGGGAGGAGCAAACAGCATTGTTGGATGTTCTCTGCTCTTACAAAGATTCAGTTTCAAGTGAAGTGTTGGAGGTTGAAGGTGAGAGAATGTATATAGGCAGACCACAGAATTTATCTCCTACAGATTTGATGGTGTCGCTGGAGATTGATCGGCAGCGAAATCGTATAAAGGTAGCAGCCGGTATAACAGAAGCACAAGTGATGGCTGAAGCGGGGAATCTGGAGGGTGCCCAGGCTTTGCTGGCACAAGTGCGAGCAACTCTGTTATCGTCAGCCTCGGCCCAAGCCGGTGATTGTCTTTGCAACAGGCTTGAAGCGGAGCTGAGAGAAATTAGGGAGAGAATGACAAGCCTGGAATTATACCAACAGAGTGGACGTGCTTTTGTTCTCTCTGGGTTGAGCTCACATTCATGGCAAAGGGCAACAACTAGGGGTGATTCAATGTCCCAGACATTTGTTATGAGCGCACAAGGCGGGAACCAAAACACCGTTGGCTATGACACCCCTACCATGGTTAGCATGGTGACAATGTCACAGCAACTAAATGCCACGACTTGA